CACCCAGCCGCATCCGGATCAGCTCCATGGCCCGGACGTGCCCTTGATCGTCGCCGAGGAAGCGCACGGGCGCCACCAGGTACTCGAAACGCACGCCCTCCTCCGCGGCCAGGACGCGCTCCCGCTTGTTGCCGGGCATCTCAGCCTCGGTGCGGCGGTAGTAGACGGTGGCGGTCTCACAGCCCAGGCGTAGAGCTGTGCGCGCACAGTCCATGGCCGTATCCCCGCCGCCGATGACGGCCACTCGCTTGCCGACCTCGAGCGGCGTCCTCATCTCCTCCGGCAGCATCTCCGGCGGCACGTGCGCTCGGGCAAGCCAATCGTTCGGGTTGTAGATCCCCTTGAGGTCGGTGCCGGGAGCTTTGAGCGGGGCGGGGTAGTTCGCCCCCACGCCGATGAAGACGGCGTCGAAGTCGTCCTTGATCTCCTCGAAGGGGATATCCCTGCCCACGCACGTGTTGCAGCGGAACTCCACCCCCTTCCGCTCCAGCTCCTCGATCTTCGCCTTCACCACCTCCAGAGGCAGCTTGAAGCGGGGGATGCCGTAGACCAAAAGCCCGCCTGGATAGGGCCATTTCTCGAACACGACCACGTCGTGCCCCCGTTTCACCAGCTCGTCGGCCACGCTCAGTCCGGCGGGCCCGGCCCCGATCACGGCCACCCGCTTGCCCGTGCGAGGGGCTACCGTGAAGGAGCGGGAGTCGTGCCGCCGCTTATAGTCGGAGACGAAGGCTTCCAGCTTCCCCAGCCCTACCGGGTGCCCGCGCTTCCCGACCACACAGGCGCCTTCGCACAGCCGTTCCTGAGGGCACACCCGCCCGCAGATTTGGGGTAGGTTGCTGGTCTCCTCGTAGACTTCGGCCGCGGCCAGGAAGTCGCCCTGGGCGATCAGCTCCATGGCTTTGGGGATCTGGTTGTGCACGGGACATGCCAGGCTGCACTTGGGGTTGGGACACCTCAGGCAGCGCATCGCCTCGATCATGGCCGTCTGCTCGTCGTACCCGAGGCTGACCTCGTCGAAATTATGAATACGCTCCTCCGGCGGCTGCATCGGCACCGGCTGATGGGGTATCTTCATTCGCGTCTTGCGATCTAATGGCTCTCGGAGCTCCTGGGGGACTGTTTGCTCCATGGTTTAACCTCCCTGGTCTTGTCCGTGAATGGCGTATCGTATCGCTGCCTGTAAAGTGAAAGAAAACCGAGTCCAGGCGGGGCAAGGCGAGGAAACACGGCCGGTGAACCTCGGGTCTTCCTGGCCCGTAGCCAGACGTGGTAAGGGCAGAAGCTTGAAATGATGTGTGCAGCGATGTATGGCATTGGGGGAGGGATAACGGAGTGCCCTGACCTGGGCGGCTCAGCCGGCGATGAAAGGTCCCTGCCTTGCCGGTCCATTGATGGCCAAAAGGGCCTGCGTCAGCCCGCTGCAGGAGGCCACCCTCAGCACTCCTTGCTAAATTGCGTGTGATTCTTCACGAGTAGTCTACCATGGAGCATGGTGGATGTCAATGATACGGAGGCGTGTTGCCGGGGATTTTTCAAGGCCGGAGATGGGAGCCGGGGAGGGCACGCTTTGTTGGGCCTGGATCCGGCAGTGGGGCGGCGGCAACGGGCCCATCCGTTATGAGCTGGCCGCCACCGGCACGTATTCCACTACCACGGAGGCCAGGGTGATCTCCCCTGCCGCCTCCGGCGTCAGCGTCAGCTCGATCTCGCTCCCGTTCAGCTCAGCGCCAGGCTGATCGAACAGCACCACCACGGTCTGCGGGTTCTCGCCGGGGGACAGTGCGATGCCCTGGCGGGTCAGCAGGTTCGCAGACAGCGCGGCCGGGCGCTCGGCCGGAGGAGGCACGATCTTCAGCTTGTGTAAGCCTGTCATCGGCGGCTCGTGGGTTGTCCAGAACGCCCCGTCCCGGCTGTAGCGGAGCGGCTGGGCGGGCCCCGAGGCGACGTCGGCCAGCCAGTCGGCCTCGCCGGCCCGCGCCTTCAGCACGATCCACAGCGTTTGTTTCCCTTCGACGTCCACCGGCTCGTCGAAGCGGGCGGAGACCCAGCCGGGCTCCTGTGTCACGTCGGAGCCATCGATGGAGGCGGTGGCCAGCGCGTGGCCGTCGGGGGCTCCGGAGGCGTCCCCTTGCAGTTCCAGGATCAGATCGGCACTCGCGTCGACCGAGAGATAGAGGTCGATTCCGGCCACGCGGCGGTCGGCCTGCGGCGTGACCGGTTGAGCCAGGCTGAAGATGCCGGAGACGCGAGCCCGGGCGAGCGTCGCCTGTTGCGCCCACCGCGCGTCGGGGTCCAGCCGATCATCGTCCATGGTGCCGCTAAGCTCGAATTGCACCTTCTGAACGCGCACGTGGGGCGCGGCGTCATCGACGCCCGCGGGCGTGACGAATTTCCCCTGCTGGCCGCGCCGGAACAGCGTCAACGTCACGGTCTGCTCATCGCCGTGGCGTCGAAACGCCACCGAGGTGGACAGGGGGTCCTCGCCGGTGAACTCGATGGTATTCACGTAGTTCAGCGATATGGAGGGGCTTCCGCCCGTCTCCACGATCTCCAGGAAGCCGGGGGTGTCCGAATAAGCGACGAGATGCGGGAAGCAGAGCCCTT
This is a stretch of genomic DNA from Chloroflexota bacterium. It encodes these proteins:
- the gltA gene encoding NADPH-dependent glutamate synthase; its protein translation is MEQTVPQELREPLDRKTRMKIPHQPVPMQPPEERIHNFDEVSLGYDEQTAMIEAMRCLRCPNPKCSLACPVHNQIPKAMELIAQGDFLAAAEVYEETSNLPQICGRVCPQERLCEGACVVGKRGHPVGLGKLEAFVSDYKRRHDSRSFTVAPRTGKRVAVIGAGPAGLSVADELVKRGHDVVVFEKWPYPGGLLVYGIPRFKLPLEVVKAKIEELERKGVEFRCNTCVGRDIPFEEIKDDFDAVFIGVGANYPAPLKAPGTDLKGIYNPNDWLARAHVPPEMLPEEMRTPLEVGKRVAVIGGGDTAMDCARTALRLGCETATVYYRRTEAEMPGNKRERVLAAEEGVRFEYLVAPVRFLGDDQGHVRAMELIRMRLGEPDESGRRRPIPIEGSEFTVPIDTVILALGYWPDSMWEKIGKKLGLKTHNWGLLSVDPETGATSLPGVFAGGDAVNGPDLVVTAMAAARRAAIAIDQYLEQSTISQTSAEQQPA